In Pseudoliparis swirei isolate HS2019 ecotype Mariana Trench chromosome 9, NWPU_hadal_v1, whole genome shotgun sequence, a genomic segment contains:
- the smim29 gene encoding small integral membrane protein 29 — MNGTTETPAIVDGDVAVSYVLVPFFLITIIGIAAAVVMYIRKKRRIDRLRHQLLPVYTYDPSEELNEVEQEMLWKEEDTRIVQGWARGYQQRRPLLTKDVHA; from the exons ATGAACGGCACTACTGAGACCCCTGCCATCGTCGATGGAGATGTGGCAGTCAGCTATGTGTTGGTGCCATTTTTCCTCATCACCATTATTGGAATAGCTGCAGCTGTG GTCATGTACATCCGAAAGAAAAGGAG AATTGACCGGCTCCGTCATCAGCTGTTACCAGTTTACACCTACGATCCATCGGAGGAGCTCAATGAAGTCGAGCAAGAAATGTTGTGGaaagaggaggacacgagg ATTGTTCAAGGTTGGGCCAGAGGTTATCAACAGCGACGCCCTCTTCTGACCAAAGATGTCCACGCATGA